In Tachysurus fulvidraco isolate hzauxx_2018 chromosome 1, HZAU_PFXX_2.0, whole genome shotgun sequence, a single window of DNA contains:
- the oprk1 gene encoding kappa-type opioid receptor, with protein MSSGGHIWIASVAPVRVKNGFVCAGTNTHHTRTAFVASESIRLVFCTSPIQYVSLEEMDISVMQIFKEDQCQSAGVEECLVNLDSLLEAPVNSTGNESWASEVETLSPIVPVITAVYSVVFVVGLVGNCLVMYVIIRYTKMKTATNIYIFNLAVADALVTTTMPFQSTDYLLNSWPFGEVVCKVFISIDYYNMFTSIFTLTMMSVDRYVAVCHPVKALDFRTPVKAKIINILIWVLSSAAGIPALVLGSTQTNNGTTECALQFPDPYVYWDTLMKICVFVFAFVAPLIIISVCYTLMVLRLKSVRLLSGSREKDRNLRRITRLVLVVVAVFVVCWTPIHIFILVKALAPDVPETTAVMGAYFFCVALGYTNSSLNPILYAFLDENFKRCFRDFCCLTRSKVDGVGVTRVRSTLREHTCQAETRGEVGRGRSV; from the exons ATGTCATCAGGCGGCCACATCTGGATCGCCTCTGTAGCGCCAGTGCGTGTGAAGAACGGATTTGTGTGTGCGGGAACAAACACTCATCACACTCGTACTGCATTTGTAGCATCGGAGAGTATCAGGCTTGTTTTTTGCACTTCGCCTATTCAATACG tGTCTCTAGAGGAGATGGATATCAGTGTGATGCAGATTTTTAAAGAGGATCAGTGTCAATCTGCTGGTGTTGaggagtgtttggtgaacttgGACTCGCTTTTGGAGGCACCTGTGAACTCCACAGGGAATGAGAGCTGGGCAAGCGAGGTGGAGACCCTCTCTCCTATCGTGCCTGTCATCACAGCTGTCTACTCCGTGGTGTTCGTCGTTGGCCTGGTGGGAAACTGCCTGGTGATGTATGTCATTATAAG ATACACTAAGATGAAAACAGCCACCAATATCTACATCTTCAACCTGGCAGTAGCTGATGCCCTCGTGACCACCACCATGCCCTTTCAGAGTACAGACTATCTGCTCAACTCCTGGCCCTTTGGAGAGGTGGTCTGCAAGGTCTTCATCTCTATTGACTACTACAACATGTTCACCAGCATCTTCACGCTCACCATGATGAGCGTTGACCGCTATGTGGCTGTGTGTCACCCAGTCAAGGCCTTAGATTTCCGCACACCAGTCAAAGCTAAAATCATtaacatcctcatctgggttTTGTCCTCAGCAGCTGGCATCCCGGCTTTGGTCCTTGGAAGTACTCAGACCAACAATG GCACTACGGAGTGTGCTCTGCAGTTCCCTGATCCCTATGTCTACTGGGACACGCTGATGAAGatctgtgtatttgtttttgcttttgtggCACCTCTGATCATCATTAGCGTATGTTACACACTGATGGTGTTGCGACTGAAGAGCGTTCGTCTGCTATCAGGCTCACGTGAGAAGGATCGTAATCTGCGGCGTATCACACGTCTTGTTCTAGTGGTGGTGGCTGTGTTTGTCGTATGCTGGACGCCCATTCATATCTTCATCCTGGTCAAGGCCCTGGCTCCTGATGTGCCGGAGACCACAGCCGTCATGGGTGCCTACTTCTTCTGTGTGGCACTCGGCTACACTAACAGCAGCCTCAACCCCATCCTCTATGCCTTTCTGGATGAGAATTTCAAGCGCTGCTTCCGCGATTTCTGCTGCCTGACTCGAAGCAAGGTAGACGGTGTGGGCGTGACACGGGTCAGGAGCACTCTCCGTGAGCACACATGCCAGGCAGAGACCAGAGGTG